In Phaseolus vulgaris cultivar G19833 chromosome 10, P. vulgaris v2.0, whole genome shotgun sequence, a single genomic region encodes these proteins:
- the LOC137819095 gene encoding uncharacterized protein codes for MIVSWILNTIEPSLRSTVAYAETAHNLWEDIKERFSVVNGPRIQQLRSDLSRCKQEGMVVATYFGKLKVLWDELANSDKIPSCTCGGCKCGIGAQLEKRREEKKVHQLLMGLDDASYGTVRSNILASDPLPSLNRVYAMLVQERVRMMAKSTEERGLVVGLAMQANYKEKGRGDMVEKLMTCSHCGKNGHDMKGCFQLIGYPEWWGDRPKSEGKWNGRGRQGMRNKGNPTRANVAHASGSNSQANNDDKKLEMAGLTNEQWKVLVDMINKQKSNESEKMTGKSIWDLWIIDSGASNHMTGSPENLSEKETIQRCP; via the coding sequence ATGATTGTATCTTGGATTCTAAACACCATTGAACCAAGCTTACGATCCACAGTAGCATATGCTGAGACTGCACATAACTTGTGGGAAGACATTAAAGAAAGATTCTCGGTCGTGAATGGACCTAGAATTCAACAACTAAGGTCGGACTTGTCAAGATGCAAGCAGGAGGGAATGGTGGTGGCAACTTACTTTGGAAAATTGAAGGTCCTTTGGGATGAGCTTGCTAACAGTGACAAAATTCCATCTTGTACGTGTGGTGGATGCAAGTGTGGGATTGGTGCTCAGTTGGAAAAACGAAGGGAGGAGAAGAAGGTTCATCAACTCCTTATGGGGTTGGATGACGCAAGCTACGGGACAGTAAGATCAAACATTCTGGCCTCAGATCCATTGCCGTCTCTGAACCGCGTATATGCTATGTTGGTACaagaaagagtgagaatgatggccaaatcaacggaagaaagggggttggtcgtgggtctcgcgatgcaggccaactacaaagaaaaagggcGTGGAGATATGGTAGAAAAATTAATGACGTGCAGTCATTGCGGTAAAAATGGTCATGACATGAAGGGATGCTTCCAATTGATCGGATATCCCGAATGGTGGGGTGACAGACCAAAAAGTGAAGGCAAATGGAACGGCAGGGGACGCCAAGGGATGCGAAACAAAGGTAACCCGACACGTGCAAATGTGGCACACGCTAGTGGAAGCAACAGTCAAGCCAACAATGACGACAAGAAACTTGAGATGGCAGGTCTGACCAATGAACAATGGAAGGTACTAGTTGATATGATcaacaaacaaaaatcaaatgaatcagAGAAAATGACTGGTAAGAGCATTTGGGATTTGTGGATTATTGACAGTGGGGCATCAAACCATATGACCGGGTCACCGGAAAATTTGAGTGAAAAGGAAACTATACAAAGGTGCCCGTAG